One Streptococcus gallolyticus subsp. gallolyticus DSM 16831 DNA window includes the following coding sequences:
- a CDS encoding MATE family efflux transporter, with translation MLFKRLNLTTEPVLKSLLLFSLPILISNVFQQLYNTTDTMIVGNFMGSQALAAVGATSSLFELIVGFAIGVGNGMGIVIARHYGAKEKELVKKSVAGAIVVGVVLTLFIMLISLLLLHPLLTLLQTPENIIGQAYDYIFIIMIFVGVTIAYNLGAGVLRAIGDSMTALYILILAAVFNVILDLLFIVKFQMGVQGAAFATIVAQGMAALLCIFYILRKVRLLIPSKRHFKLDKHLYRDLLGQGISMGLMTSIVAIGSVILQTAINQLGVNIIAAQTAARRIQGFFIMPLNSIALAMVTFVAQNFGAKKFDRIIRAIKISLALSATWSLLTVILFLFSATTMVRWISGSTDTELLANGTQFLHIASLFYIVLGILYILRNTLQGLGEKVIPLISSVIELVGKIIFVAFIIPRLGYLGVILCEPLIWVVMTVQLVYLYRGVRKEKLS, from the coding sequence GTGTTGTTTAAACGATTAAATTTAACTACAGAACCAGTTTTAAAAAGTCTATTACTATTTTCCCTGCCCATTTTAATTTCAAATGTTTTTCAACAGTTGTATAATACAACAGATACTATGATTGTTGGGAATTTTATGGGAAGCCAAGCTTTGGCTGCTGTTGGTGCAACATCTTCCTTATTTGAATTGATTGTAGGTTTTGCTATTGGTGTTGGAAACGGGATGGGAATAGTGATTGCAAGGCACTATGGAGCCAAAGAAAAGGAACTTGTTAAAAAATCAGTAGCAGGTGCCATTGTTGTTGGTGTGGTATTAACCCTTTTTATCATGCTGATTTCTTTATTACTATTACATCCTCTTTTGACCTTGTTACAGACTCCAGAGAATATCATTGGACAAGCTTATGATTACATTTTTATCATCATGATATTTGTTGGTGTTACAATAGCTTATAATCTTGGTGCTGGTGTGCTTCGAGCAATTGGTGACAGCATGACAGCTCTTTATATTCTCATTCTTGCAGCAGTATTTAACGTTATCTTAGATTTGCTTTTTATCGTTAAATTTCAAATGGGAGTACAAGGGGCGGCTTTTGCAACGATAGTAGCACAGGGAATGGCTGCGCTACTTTGTATCTTTTACATTCTAAGAAAGGTTAGATTGCTTATCCCAAGCAAACGACATTTTAAACTTGATAAACATCTGTATCGTGATTTGCTAGGACAAGGCATTTCGATGGGGTTAATGACCTCAATTGTTGCCATTGGTTCGGTTATCTTGCAAACAGCTATTAATCAATTAGGAGTCAATATCATTGCCGCTCAGACAGCAGCTAGAAGAATTCAAGGTTTCTTTATCATGCCACTTAATTCAATCGCATTGGCAATGGTTACTTTTGTAGCTCAGAATTTTGGTGCTAAGAAGTTTGATAGAATTATTCGGGCGATTAAAATCTCACTTGCTTTATCAGCAACTTGGAGCCTATTGACAGTTATCCTATTCCTATTTTCAGCGACTACCATGGTTCGTTGGATTTCAGGTTCAACTGATACAGAACTGCTAGCCAATGGTACGCAATTTTTGCATATTGCTTCTCTGTTTTACATCGTCTTAGGCATTCTTTACATATTGAGAAATACATTGCAGGGTTTGGGAGAAAAAGTCATTCCCCTAATATCTAGCGTTATTGAGTTAGTTGGAAAGATTATTTTTGTAGCATTCATTATTCCGCGGCTGGGATATCTAGGTGTCATTCTCTGCGAGCCACTTATCTGGGTTGTC
- a CDS encoding glycoside hydrolase family 3 protein: MINLTQNPFYLTEEQSAEVIQLANRLTDEEKVGQLFCLLGSIYSDDELNRLVSDYHVSGFLFRPMPADDLQKKWARLDQLTQIPLLKAANLEEGGYGANEEGTYFANPLQVAATNDLEITRKFAKVCAVEGKAAGCNWNFAPVSDIDFNTQNPITNVRTYGSDVQTVVDNVKCYVQTLQQNGMAAACKHFPGDGVDYRDQHLHPTYNSLSAEDWYASYGRVYSEAIDVGLLSVMVGHIVQPALEKEINAKLEIADMLPASQSKQLLSGILRGKLGFNGLIITDATIMGGYCMSLPRKAALTASINAGCDMFCFSTDFYEDYGYLLEALHDGTLSRERLDEAVIRILALKMTLESMSYPQETIESIAWRNECADKSITLVKDIQHLIPFDRERFPQIEITVVGEDEIAEGYKISLLAENYFKSQGFEVSHYHPLEDDLHGTSQLSKDKLRLILVNCPTASNQTTVRINWSPKHALDMPRFVDEETYAMISFNNPYHLQDAPRVRTYINAYSPTKASVLASFDKMLGYSPFVGVSPIDAFCGLVDTHL, translated from the coding sequence ATGATTAATTTAACTCAAAACCCCTTTTATTTGACCGAAGAACAGAGTGCCGAGGTTATTCAACTGGCAAATCGTTTAACGGATGAAGAGAAGGTTGGTCAATTATTTTGTTTGTTAGGTTCTATTTATTCAGATGATGAGTTGAATCGTTTGGTTTCTGACTATCATGTGAGTGGTTTTCTCTTTCGACCTATGCCAGCAGACGACCTTCAGAAAAAATGGGCTCGGCTAGACCAGCTCACTCAAATTCCTCTTTTAAAAGCTGCAAATCTTGAAGAAGGCGGATACGGTGCAAACGAAGAGGGTACTTATTTTGCCAATCCTTTACAGGTTGCCGCAACTAATGATTTAGAAATCACTAGAAAATTTGCAAAAGTATGTGCTGTTGAAGGAAAAGCAGCAGGCTGTAATTGGAATTTTGCACCAGTTAGCGATATTGATTTCAATACCCAAAATCCGATTACTAATGTTCGGACTTATGGTTCTGATGTGCAAACGGTCGTTGACAATGTGAAATGCTATGTCCAAACATTGCAGCAAAATGGAATGGCTGCAGCTTGCAAACATTTTCCAGGAGACGGTGTTGATTATCGTGACCAACATTTGCACCCTACCTACAACAGTTTGTCGGCAGAAGATTGGTATGCTAGTTACGGTCGTGTTTACAGCGAAGCTATTGACGTCGGGCTGTTATCAGTAATGGTAGGACATATTGTTCAACCAGCCTTAGAAAAAGAAATTAATGCCAAACTAGAAATCGCAGATATGTTACCAGCAAGTCAAAGTAAGCAGCTGTTATCAGGTATTCTGCGAGGAAAACTTGGTTTTAATGGGCTTATCATTACAGATGCTACTATTATGGGTGGCTACTGTATGTCACTTCCACGAAAGGCAGCCTTAACGGCTTCTATTAATGCAGGCTGTGATATGTTCTGTTTTTCAACGGATTTTTACGAAGATTACGGCTATTTATTGGAAGCATTGCATGACGGAACACTTTCTCGAGAACGCTTGGATGAAGCAGTCATCAGAATCTTGGCTTTAAAGATGACATTAGAATCAATGTCCTATCCACAGGAAACTATTGAGTCGATTGCTTGGCGCAATGAGTGTGCGGATAAATCAATTACTTTGGTCAAAGATATTCAACATCTTATTCCGTTTGATCGTGAAAGATTTCCTCAAATTGAAATAACCGTTGTCGGAGAAGATGAGATTGCTGAGGGTTATAAAATTAGCCTACTAGCTGAAAATTATTTTAAGAGCCAAGGGTTTGAGGTTAGCCATTATCATCCACTTGAAGATGACCTACATGGAACTTCACAATTATCAAAGGATAAGTTGCGTTTGATTTTGGTTAACTGTCCCACAGCTTCCAATCAGACGACGGTTCGGATTAATTGGAGCCCAAAACACGCTCTTGATATGCCTCGATTTGTGGACGAAGAAACTTATGCTATGATTTCGTTTAATAATCCTTATCATCTCCAAGATGCTCCTCGTGTTCGCACATATATTAATGCTTATTCACCAACTAAAGCAAGTGTTTTAGCTAGTTTTGATAAAATGCTGGGCTATTCACCATTTGTCGGTGTAAGTCCTATTGATGCTTTCTGTGGTTTGGTGGATACACATTTGTGA
- a CDS encoding MFS transporter, which yields MVATTSNVEVSTNNSGGGKLLRWRQRVGYWLYETGRFTANLLIQTYLMIYMTDTARLSVAAVGTLFLVCKIIDAVTDYLAGLLIDRTNSRFGKSRPWAFLGVILVTVGLLTVFNIPSDWASNSQLVYAYVTYCVFSLGLTFLNIPEFTILPTLSDDPEERTVLATCRQLAGNVINFFGTTVFASLLVFFIGKGLQGYAQVAQLVTVFVVVCIVVSLLLLKEIYVDNVSADNDEEEQPKHNLLKASVLILKNRRFWLFGLMAAFISFAFMMTLMCGAYYFKNVMDNPVMQGTAMMCLSGAQFIGMFLTPMLGKKYSKRVLIMVGIIMGELGYFGLYLAQPALVLVSYFIIGFGFSIAFTMYFALMPELFDYLEYEIGHPVSGITSSLTQYLVKVGETLNNVAIAWVLVIGQYDASLEVQKAVTKLAIRLNISLIPGIIGLLGLLCVFFLDLEKLYPTVRAALNKRQGKVETENVQK from the coding sequence ATGGTTGCGACAACATCGAATGTAGAAGTATCTACAAATAATAGTGGTGGCGGTAAGCTTTTAAGATGGAGACAGCGTGTTGGTTATTGGCTATATGAAACAGGTCGTTTTACTGCTAATTTGTTGATTCAGACTTACTTGATGATTTATATGACAGACACCGCTCGCTTATCGGTAGCTGCTGTTGGAACACTTTTCCTAGTGTGTAAGATTATTGATGCTGTAACAGACTATTTGGCAGGGCTTTTGATAGATAGGACAAATTCACGTTTTGGTAAGAGCCGTCCTTGGGCGTTTCTTGGAGTTATTCTTGTTACAGTAGGTCTTCTCACAGTCTTTAATATTCCGAGTGACTGGGCTTCAAATTCACAACTGGTGTATGCTTATGTTACTTATTGTGTTTTCTCACTTGGTTTAACGTTTTTAAATATTCCTGAATTTACGATTTTGCCAACACTCTCTGATGATCCTGAAGAACGTACGGTTCTTGCAACATGTCGTCAATTGGCTGGTAATGTTATCAATTTCTTTGGGACAACAGTATTTGCATCTCTACTTGTTTTCTTTATTGGTAAAGGATTACAAGGTTATGCGCAAGTGGCGCAACTTGTTACGGTATTTGTTGTTGTGTGTATCGTTGTTAGTCTTTTGCTTTTGAAAGAAATTTATGTTGATAATGTTTCAGCAGATAATGACGAAGAGGAACAACCAAAGCACAATTTGCTAAAAGCTTCTGTTCTTATTCTTAAAAACAGACGTTTCTGGCTCTTTGGTTTAATGGCTGCATTTATTTCATTTGCGTTTATGATGACGTTGATGTGTGGAGCGTATTACTTCAAAAACGTTATGGACAATCCAGTCATGCAAGGAACAGCCATGATGTGCCTTAGCGGTGCTCAATTTATTGGGATGTTCTTAACGCCAATGCTTGGTAAAAAATATTCTAAACGTGTCCTTATCATGGTTGGCATTATCATGGGAGAGTTAGGTTACTTTGGGCTCTATCTTGCTCAACCTGCGCTTGTTCTAGTTTCTTACTTCATCATTGGTTTTGGTTTCTCAATTGCATTCACAATGTACTTTGCATTAATGCCTGAATTATTTGATTATCTTGAATACGAAATTGGTCACCCAGTTTCAGGGATTACATCTTCTTTAACTCAATATCTTGTTAAAGTTGGTGAAACTCTTAATAACGTTGCTATTGCATGGGTATTGGTCATTGGTCAATATGATGCTTCACTTGAAGTTCAAAAAGCGGTGACAAAACTCGCAATTCGTCTTAATATTTCGCTGATTCCAGGGATTATCGGACTTTTAGGTCTGCTATGTGTTTTCTTCCTAGACCTAGAAAAACTTTATCCAACAGTTCGTGCAGCTTTGAATAAACGTCAAGGAAAAGTTGAAACAGAAAACGTTCAAAAATAA
- the pgmB gene encoding beta-phosphoglucomutase — protein MKSYKGIIFDLDGVICTTDSYHYKAWKKIADRLNIPFSEADNSRLRGVSRRESLEIILERYSGQPLTDSEKEQLCDVKNDIYRESLQQLSSADINETVVETLNQLKALGYQLAIGSSSRNTEMILKKLGLFEQFDAISDGTKITHSKPHPEVFLLAADLLGVKPQECLVVEDAISGVEAGHAGGFKVACVGDASQKEAGDFNLKRLLDLLKVIE, from the coding sequence ATGAAATCATACAAAGGAATTATATTTGACTTAGATGGGGTTATCTGTACGACGGATAGTTACCACTATAAAGCATGGAAGAAAATTGCTGATAGGCTAAATATTCCATTTTCAGAAGCAGATAATAGTCGCCTTAGAGGTGTTTCGAGAAGAGAAAGTTTAGAAATCATTCTTGAACGCTATTCTGGACAACCTTTAACAGACTCTGAAAAAGAGCAATTATGTGATGTTAAAAATGACATTTATCGTGAGAGTTTGCAGCAACTTTCCTCAGCTGATATCAATGAAACAGTCGTTGAAACATTGAATCAGTTGAAAGCGTTAGGTTATCAATTGGCTATTGGGTCTTCTTCTCGGAATACAGAGATGATTTTAAAGAAACTTGGTTTATTTGAACAATTTGATGCCATTAGTGACGGAACAAAAATCACACATTCTAAACCACATCCAGAAGTGTTTTTACTAGCTGCGGATTTATTGGGTGTAAAACCTCAAGAGTGTTTAGTTGTCGAAGATGCTATATCAGGTGTAGAAGCTGGGCATGCAGGTGGTTTTAAGGTGGCTTGTGTAGGCGATGCTAGTCAAAAAGAAGCAGGTGATTTTAACCTGAAACGGTTACTAGATTTATTAAAAGTTATTGAATGA
- a CDS encoding amidohydrolase family protein: MVIDANIYWFDEKIFHDDAYAEQFLAEVPRLYQTEGKMEILPNGRKQVVIEKPFGYANVNYVEGDYILENILADMDQAGIDVGILKLPCYHEWLSLELCKKFNDGMADFAKRSGGRLRGLGVVPPRASQAVKDEIDRCLNTLGFTGLQMVAHYGDHYLDDEQFAEFFEYINELGLTVYIHHNPVPVEFNQLYEYNNVRRSYGRNVDQGTAIMRELFSGFFDKFPNIKFVHSMLGGGFFAFKNLILPKKATKAEDVQRFQTDNGDIARHLEKNLFFEMSHAQPWGKDQLEAAVKILGADHIIYGSSYPVRKEWLTAGPDFVRALDISDSDKDMILTENAKRLYRL; the protein is encoded by the coding sequence ATGGTTATTGATGCAAATATTTATTGGTTTGACGAAAAAATTTTTCATGATGATGCCTATGCAGAGCAATTTCTAGCTGAAGTCCCTCGTCTTTACCAGACGGAAGGTAAAATGGAGATTTTGCCTAATGGACGTAAGCAGGTGGTCATTGAAAAACCCTTTGGTTATGCCAATGTGAATTATGTTGAAGGTGACTATATTTTGGAAAATATCTTAGCAGATATGGACCAAGCAGGTATTGATGTGGGTATTCTCAAGTTGCCTTGCTATCATGAATGGCTAAGTTTAGAGCTTTGTAAAAAATTTAATGATGGTATGGCAGACTTTGCGAAACGTTCAGGAGGTCGTCTGCGTGGGCTAGGAGTTGTTCCACCGCGGGCTAGTCAAGCAGTTAAAGATGAGATTGACCGTTGTCTAAATACTTTGGGCTTTACTGGTTTACAAATGGTGGCACATTACGGTGATCATTATTTGGATGATGAACAATTTGCTGAGTTCTTTGAGTACATTAATGAACTTGGTTTGACTGTTTACATTCATCATAACCCTGTACCTGTGGAGTTTAATCAACTTTATGAATACAACAATGTCAGACGTTCTTATGGGCGTAATGTTGACCAAGGCACAGCAATTATGCGTGAATTGTTCAGTGGTTTTTTTGATAAGTTTCCTAACATTAAGTTTGTTCATTCAATGTTGGGCGGTGGTTTCTTTGCTTTTAAAAATTTGATTTTACCTAAAAAGGCGACAAAAGCAGAAGACGTTCAACGATTTCAAACAGATAATGGCGATATTGCTCGACATCTGGAAAAAAATCTCTTTTTTGAAATGTCACATGCTCAGCCTTGGGGAAAAGATCAGCTAGAAGCAGCTGTCAAAATTCTTGGTGCCGATCATATTATTTATGGGTCGTCTTACCCTGTCCGTAAAGAGTGGTTAACAGCAGGTCCAGATTTTGTTAGAGCGCTAGATATTAGTGATTCCGACAAAGATATGATTTTGACTGAGAATGCCAAACGATTGTATAGATTGTGA
- a CDS encoding glycoside hydrolase family 3 protein, which produces MVDLKAKPFYLDERAVQWVETTLNNMSLDEKLGQVFIQLAQPDKDYLDEKILGKHVGGILFRQNEAKVVQETLRYIQKSSKIPVLFCGNLEEGGIGLAKEGTYFSKQMETIATGNTDFAYQNGRVLAREASALGCHMSFGPVVDMTIDWRSAITSTNTYGADADQVLKYASANMQGQMDNGLVTAVKHFPGEGADDHDQHYNCEINEMSIAEWDNVFGKVFQGLIDQGTMSIMPGHIALPSYQKYYADDMSGQVMPATYSKALLTNLLREKLGFNGLIVSDNTCIAGASNYLPRYQAVPQMLMAGIDLILYSFDMDEDLDYLKAALQDGRLTMERLNEAVTRNLAVKASLGLHDKQKEGTLVPDEAALDVLGCVEHRDLARRCASDAVTLVKNGQNLLPLNTKEHQKILLTVISDPWEREHVETLVKKQLEEAGFTVTVSNPNDSIPKDNSVRNWQKKYDLFLYISHQESARKDKLSLRINWHQAGNLPRFSADIPTVHISFGNPFELYDLPNIKTYINAYCLTDIVVEETLKKVLGQSDFKGISPVDPFCGKDYLRY; this is translated from the coding sequence ATGGTCGATTTAAAAGCAAAACCATTTTATCTGGATGAGCGTGCTGTTCAGTGGGTTGAAACAACATTGAACAATATGTCTTTAGATGAAAAATTAGGGCAAGTTTTTATTCAGCTGGCACAACCCGATAAAGATTATCTGGATGAGAAAATCCTTGGTAAGCATGTTGGTGGGATTCTTTTTCGCCAAAATGAAGCAAAAGTGGTACAAGAAACCTTGCGCTACATTCAAAAATCGTCAAAAATTCCTGTGCTATTTTGCGGTAATTTAGAAGAAGGTGGTATCGGTCTAGCTAAGGAAGGGACATATTTTTCTAAGCAAATGGAAACCATTGCTACTGGCAATACGGACTTTGCTTATCAAAATGGTCGTGTATTAGCTAGAGAAGCTAGTGCTTTAGGATGTCATATGTCATTTGGTCCAGTTGTGGATATGACTATTGACTGGCGTTCAGCCATTACATCAACAAATACTTATGGAGCCGATGCCGACCAAGTTTTGAAATATGCTTCTGCCAATATGCAAGGGCAAATGGATAATGGTCTGGTAACAGCGGTTAAGCATTTTCCAGGGGAAGGTGCAGATGACCATGACCAACATTACAACTGTGAAATCAATGAGATGTCTATTGCCGAATGGGACAATGTTTTTGGTAAGGTGTTTCAAGGTTTGATTGACCAAGGCACAATGAGTATCATGCCAGGACATATCGCTCTTCCAAGCTATCAAAAATATTATGCTGATGATATGAGTGGGCAAGTGATGCCAGCGACATATTCTAAAGCATTATTGACCAATCTTCTTAGGGAGAAACTTGGGTTTAATGGACTTATTGTCAGTGATAACACTTGTATTGCTGGCGCAAGCAATTATCTTCCACGCTATCAAGCGGTACCACAGATGTTAATGGCAGGAATTGACTTAATTCTGTATAGCTTTGATATGGATGAGGATTTAGATTATCTAAAAGCAGCACTCCAAGATGGTCGTTTGACTATGGAACGCTTGAACGAAGCTGTGACTAGAAATCTTGCTGTCAAGGCAAGTTTAGGCTTGCATGATAAGCAAAAGGAAGGAACATTAGTGCCAGACGAAGCCGCTTTGGATGTTTTGGGCTGTGTGGAACACCGTGATTTGGCAAGACGTTGTGCAAGTGATGCTGTGACATTAGTGAAAAATGGGCAAAATCTCCTCCCCCTAAACACAAAAGAGCATCAAAAAATTTTGTTAACCGTTATTTCAGATCCATGGGAACGTGAACATGTCGAAACTCTTGTTAAGAAGCAGCTAGAAGAAGCAGGGTTTACAGTCACGGTTTCAAATCCTAATGATTCTATTCCTAAGGATAATAGTGTACGTAATTGGCAGAAAAAATATGACTTGTTCCTTTATATTTCTCATCAGGAGTCAGCTCGAAAAGATAAATTATCTCTTCGGATTAACTGGCATCAAGCAGGCAACCTTCCACGTTTTTCTGCGGATATTCCAACCGTACATATTAGTTTTGGTAATCCTTTTGAATTGTATGACCTACCAAATATAAAGACTTATATCAATGCTTATTGTTTAACAGACATTGTTGTTGAAGAAACATTGAAAAAAGTTTTAGGTCAGAGCGATTTTAAAGGGATTAGTCCTGTCGATCCTTTCTGTGGAAAAGATTATTTACGATACTAA
- a CDS encoding aldo/keto reductase, producing MNTITVKGVKENFEISRIAFGTGSALKELSKEEFFQLFDTFFAKGGTVLDTAPGYNRGKSEKYIGEWMAERGNRDKVIISTKACHTFEGEPSRLTLKDMLEDLELSLSQLQTDYIDLFWIHNDDVTKPVSEIIDAVNEVIKTGKVRAVGCSNWSIERIEAANNYAKEAGLYGFFANQIQWSLARVETDDYKKAFNALVMDDESYDWYVKNDVAVFAFSSVAQGFFSIAAKGGLEALPELTRQFFETPNNIKRLENVKAYMAKHHVPASVPVIGYITNNKLPGVALTSATNVDILNETMAAADVHLTEEEVDQLFNVD from the coding sequence ATGAATACAATTACTGTAAAAGGTGTTAAAGAAAATTTTGAGATTTCTCGTATTGCCTTTGGTACTGGGTCAGCTTTAAAGGAATTATCAAAAGAAGAGTTTTTCCAACTCTTTGATACTTTCTTTGCAAAAGGTGGAACGGTTTTGGATACAGCACCAGGTTACAATCGAGGAAAAAGTGAAAAATACATTGGTGAATGGATGGCTGAACGTGGCAATCGTGATAAGGTTATTATTTCGACAAAAGCTTGTCATACTTTTGAGGGAGAACCAAGCCGTCTAACTTTGAAAGATATGCTAGAAGATTTGGAATTGAGCTTGTCACAGCTTCAAACAGATTACATTGACCTCTTTTGGATTCATAATGATGACGTTACAAAGCCTGTTTCAGAAATCATTGATGCGGTAAATGAAGTTATTAAAACTGGAAAAGTTCGTGCTGTTGGTTGTTCAAACTGGAGTATTGAACGTATTGAAGCGGCTAATAACTATGCTAAGGAAGCTGGTTTATATGGTTTCTTTGCCAATCAAATTCAATGGAGCTTGGCGCGTGTTGAGACAGATGATTACAAGAAAGCTTTCAACGCTTTAGTTATGGATGATGAAAGTTATGATTGGTATGTCAAAAATGACGTGGCTGTTTTTGCCTTTAGTTCCGTAGCACAAGGGTTCTTCTCTATCGCTGCCAAAGGTGGCTTGGAAGCTTTACCAGAGCTAACACGCCAATTTTTTGAAACACCTAATAATATCAAACGTCTTGAAAATGTTAAGGCGTATATGGCAAAACATCACGTTCCTGCTTCAGTTCCAGTTATTGGATACATTACGAACAATAAATTACCAGGTGTTGCATTGACAAGTGCAACAAATGTTGACATTCTTAATGAAACAATGGCAGCTGCTGATGTTCATTTAACGGAAGAAGAAGTTGACCAATTATTTAACGTTGACTAA
- a CDS encoding SDR family NAD(P)-dependent oxidoreductase, translating to MGKQLVISGGTAGIGKVISVSFAIRGYDIVFLTHNIPMTEELINELSEQFGGNYDYRVCEVTNEVDVHQTLTELTQTLGDIDVFVNNAGYGPSISGYPLQPITEISEQTWDNYLDNCLKGIFFSMKYELQIAKEQKHGVIINTVLEPVTYHPEHLLYDIAKNGIRTLTQTAQNGFSDATIRVSLVEGDMTKGDKEWNRIVAEIQSNCN from the coding sequence ATGGGAAAACAATTGGTTATTTCGGGTGGAACTGCAGGAATTGGCAAGGTAATTTCTGTCTCTTTTGCCATAAGAGGATACGATATTGTTTTTTTGACACACAATATCCCGATGACCGAAGAACTTATTAATGAGTTATCTGAACAATTTGGCGGGAATTATGATTACCGAGTTTGTGAGGTGACAAATGAAGTTGATGTCCACCAAACGTTAACAGAATTAACTCAAACCTTGGGTGATATTGATGTTTTTGTTAATAATGCTGGCTATGGCCCAAGTATATCAGGTTATCCTTTGCAACCAATCACAGAAATTAGTGAACAAACATGGGATAATTATTTAGATAATTGCCTCAAAGGAATTTTCTTTAGCATGAAATATGAATTGCAAATTGCCAAAGAGCAAAAGCATGGTGTTATTATCAACACAGTGTTAGAGCCTGTGACCTATCATCCTGAGCATTTGCTTTATGATATTGCTAAAAATGGGATTCGAACGTTAACCCAAACAGCTCAAAATGGTTTTAGTGATGCTACAATCCGAGTTTCGCTGGTAGAAGGTGATATGACAAAAGGTGATAAAGAATGGAATCGTATTGTGGCAGAGATTCAATCTAATTGCAATTAA
- a CDS encoding ChbG/HpnK family deacetylase, with the protein MKKILLRADDLGYSEAVNYGIEKSVKEGLISSLGVMVNMPATQHGVDLIKDCPLALGVHTNICAGKPLTNPELIPSLVDENGNFKSSKQFRAAKEDFVVFEEVVLEIEAQYQKFLVLFGRQPDYFEGHAVASSNFFKGLETVAEKHGLKYSGFSTGGAPLTIGNSLVQFNMESIAPHYEPFDMLKRMVAKADDHVVQLAVFHPGYLDDDILTHSSLTIPRTQEVAMLINPDVKQWLRKQDVELIDYRDL; encoded by the coding sequence ATGAAAAAAATTCTTTTGCGTGCTGATGATTTAGGTTATTCTGAGGCTGTTAATTATGGTATTGAAAAGTCGGTCAAGGAAGGGTTGATTTCAAGCCTTGGTGTTATGGTCAATATGCCTGCTACGCAGCATGGCGTTGATTTAATCAAAGATTGTCCTTTGGCTCTTGGGGTGCATACCAACATTTGTGCTGGGAAGCCTTTGACAAATCCTGAGCTTATTCCGAGCTTGGTGGATGAGAATGGTAATTTCAAATCTTCTAAACAATTTCGGGCGGCGAAAGAGGATTTTGTCGTTTTTGAGGAAGTTGTCTTGGAAATTGAAGCGCAGTACCAGAAATTTTTAGTCTTATTTGGGCGTCAGCCAGATTATTTTGAAGGGCATGCGGTAGCGTCAAGCAATTTCTTTAAGGGATTAGAAACTGTCGCAGAAAAGCACGGCTTGAAATACTCAGGATTTTCAACAGGTGGCGCACCATTGACAATTGGGAACTCTCTTGTGCAATTCAATATGGAATCAATAGCGCCGCATTATGAGCCTTTTGACATGCTAAAACGCATGGTAGCAAAAGCCGATGACCATGTGGTACAGTTGGCTGTTTTTCACCCTGGTTATCTTGATGATGACATTCTAACGCACTCTAGCCTAACCATTCCTCGAACACAAGAAGTTGCTATGTTAATCAATCCTGATGTCAAACAATGGCTCAGAAAGCAAGATGTTGAACTCATTGATTACCGAGATTTGTAA